One Coleofasciculus chthonoplastes PCC 7420 DNA window includes the following coding sequences:
- a CDS encoding FAD-dependent oxidoreductase, with protein MIAVNELTTEVLVVGGGTGGTSAAIQAARRGVKTILVSEFSWLGGMLTTAGVCAPDGNELGAWQTGLWGAFLRELQQRQPGGLDNGWVSLFTYHPRIGAQIFTDWVQALPNLKWIAGQTPLAVLKAGDCVTGVRFADVVIHAKVILDATELGDVLEFAEIPYRWGWELRSRFGEPSAPVADNDLTQRYPVQAPTWVVILKDFDTDTAPEIPPPPEYKPEQFFGAWEGYGVESFLNYGRLPGGLFMLNWPQCGNDYGEGVGRLVESDASRQQFLQEARWHSQGFACFIQSQLGRRYGLAHDMFPEASVGGGAYALHPYYRESRRLVGMVTLREQEILPITGGQVAPLPVNESGNFTGIAVGNYANDHHYPGFTFPLAPKSIRWGGRWTGTPFTIPYGCLVPMSMDGLLVCDKNISVSHIANGSTRLQPVVMNLGQAAGMAAALCVELGCQPRELVVRRIQEALLGDTIAPAAVMPLFDKSLDDPDWRYWQRYYLDHPEEYPSSGMVEEQGELGELGEMVENFPNHQSPIANHQSLITNRQSCTLIYFTGIFQRRADQDYMITLSEPENLMGQIWILITIQPDVNQQLQHYPHQQQLQGWGCCNPGGNWLLVNRLH; from the coding sequence TTGATCGCGGTGAATGAATTAACAACAGAAGTCTTAGTTGTCGGCGGTGGTACAGGTGGCACAAGTGCAGCCATCCAAGCGGCACGTCGAGGCGTCAAAACCATTCTAGTCAGCGAGTTTTCCTGGCTAGGAGGAATGCTAACGACAGCCGGTGTCTGTGCGCCCGATGGCAATGAATTAGGCGCGTGGCAAACCGGGTTATGGGGCGCGTTTTTGCGAGAACTCCAACAGCGACAGCCCGGAGGACTGGATAATGGGTGGGTGAGTTTGTTTACCTACCACCCTAGAATTGGCGCTCAAATCTTTACAGATTGGGTGCAAGCATTACCCAACCTCAAGTGGATTGCAGGACAAACGCCGTTAGCCGTATTGAAAGCCGGGGACTGTGTAACTGGGGTACGATTTGCTGATGTTGTAATTCACGCCAAAGTCATCCTAGACGCCACGGAATTGGGAGATGTACTGGAATTCGCTGAGATTCCCTATCGCTGGGGTTGGGAGTTGCGATCGCGCTTTGGTGAACCGAGTGCGCCTGTTGCTGACAATGACTTGACTCAACGCTATCCCGTTCAAGCACCAACCTGGGTGGTTATCCTCAAAGATTTTGACACCGATACCGCACCAGAAATTCCGCCCCCGCCTGAATACAAGCCAGAACAGTTTTTTGGGGCGTGGGAGGGTTATGGGGTGGAATCCTTTCTCAATTACGGACGCTTACCAGGGGGACTGTTTATGCTGAACTGGCCCCAATGTGGCAATGATTATGGTGAGGGGGTGGGGCGCTTAGTGGAATCGGATGCATCCCGACAGCAGTTTCTCCAAGAAGCCCGTTGGCATAGTCAAGGCTTTGCCTGTTTTATTCAATCTCAACTAGGACGGCGTTATGGTTTAGCCCATGATATGTTTCCAGAGGCGTCTGTTGGGGGTGGGGCTTACGCCCTACATCCTTATTATCGAGAAAGTCGGCGTCTGGTAGGGATGGTGACGTTGCGGGAACAAGAGATTTTACCGATAACGGGAGGTCAAGTTGCGCCTTTGCCTGTCAATGAGTCAGGCAATTTCACCGGAATTGCTGTGGGCAATTATGCCAATGACCATCATTATCCCGGTTTTACCTTTCCCTTAGCCCCAAAATCCATCCGTTGGGGAGGGCGTTGGACAGGAACACCGTTTACGATTCCTTATGGTTGCCTTGTACCTATGTCAATGGATGGTTTGTTGGTGTGTGATAAAAATATTTCGGTCTCTCACATTGCCAATGGTTCGACGCGGTTGCAGCCTGTAGTAATGAATCTGGGTCAAGCCGCAGGAATGGCGGCGGCGTTGTGTGTGGAACTTGGCTGTCAGCCGAGGGAGTTAGTTGTCCGGCGTATTCAAGAGGCATTGTTGGGCGATACTATTGCCCCGGCTGCTGTGATGCCCTTATTTGACAAATCTCTTGATGATCCCGATTGGCGGTATTGGCAACGTTATTACTTGGATCATCCAGAAGAGTATCCCAGTTCGGGCATGGTTGAGGAGCAGGGGGAGCTGGGGGAGCTGGGGGAGATGGTAGAGAATTTCCCCAATCACCAATCCCCAATCGCTAATCACCAATCACTAATCACCAATCGCCAATCATGTACCTTAATCTATTTCACTGGCATATTCCAACGTCGTGCTGACCAGGATTACATGATTACCCTGAGCGAACCTGAAAATCTTATGGGTCAAATTTGGATATTGATTACGATACAACCGGATGTTAATCAGCAACTCCAGCATTATCCTCATCAGCAACAGCTACAAGGGTGGGGATGTTGTAATCCAGGGGGAAACTGGTTGCTGGTGAACCGTTTGCACTGA
- a CDS encoding S-(hydroxymethyl)glutathione dehydrogenase/class III alcohol dehydrogenase — translation MDVKAAVAYEAGKPLTIETVQLEGPKAGEVLVEIKATGICHTDAYTLSGKDPEGLFPAILGHEGAGVVVEVGDGVKSLKPGDHVIPLYTPECRNCEYCLSFKTNLCQAIRATQGRGVMPDGTSRFSSNGKMLHHYMGTSTFANYTVLPEIAVAKIREDAPFEKVCYIGCGVTTGIGAVINTAKVEPGSRVVVFGLGGIGLNVIQGARMVGASQIVGVDINPDKRELAEKFGMTDFVNPREVEGDLVPYLVELTKGGADYSFECIGNVNVMRQALECCHKGWGMSVIIGVAAAGQEISTRPFQLVTGRVWKGTAFGGAKGRTDVPKIVDWYMEGKINIDDLITHVMPLEKINEGFDLMHQGESIRSVVTF, via the coding sequence GTGGACGTTAAAGCAGCCGTCGCCTACGAAGCTGGGAAACCGTTAACCATTGAAACCGTTCAGCTAGAAGGACCAAAAGCTGGGGAAGTACTGGTTGAAATTAAAGCAACAGGGATTTGTCATACCGACGCCTATACCCTCTCTGGCAAAGACCCAGAAGGACTCTTTCCCGCTATCTTAGGACATGAAGGTGCTGGTGTAGTCGTCGAGGTTGGAGACGGGGTAAAAAGCCTTAAACCGGGCGATCATGTGATTCCGCTCTACACACCCGAATGTCGGAACTGTGAGTATTGCTTAAGTTTCAAAACCAATCTCTGTCAGGCGATTCGGGCAACTCAGGGACGAGGTGTCATGCCCGATGGCACAAGTCGGTTCTCAAGTAATGGCAAAATGCTGCATCACTACATGGGAACCTCTACCTTTGCCAACTATACCGTGTTACCAGAAATTGCCGTGGCGAAAATTCGCGAAGATGCGCCATTTGAGAAGGTTTGTTATATTGGCTGCGGCGTAACTACGGGAATTGGTGCGGTGATTAATACCGCCAAAGTTGAACCCGGTTCCAGAGTTGTGGTATTTGGACTCGGTGGGATTGGCTTAAATGTGATCCAAGGGGCGCGAATGGTAGGCGCGAGTCAAATTGTTGGCGTTGATATTAATCCAGATAAACGGGAATTGGCAGAAAAATTTGGCATGACAGATTTTGTTAATCCCCGTGAAGTCGAGGGAGATTTAGTTCCTTATTTGGTGGAGTTAACTAAAGGTGGAGCTGATTATAGTTTTGAGTGCATTGGTAATGTTAATGTGATGCGCCAAGCCTTGGAATGTTGTCATAAAGGATGGGGCATGAGTGTGATTATTGGAGTAGCTGCTGCCGGACAAGAAATTAGTACTCGTCCCTTTCAATTGGTAACTGGACGGGTTTGGAAAGGAACAGCTTTTGGGGGCGCAAAGGGACGCACCGATGTTCCAAAAATTGTGGATTGGTATATGGAGGGTAAGATTAATATTGATGATTTAATTACCCATGTCATGCCCTTGGAAAAAATAAATGAGGGGTTTGATTTAATGCACCAAGGGGAATCCATCCGCAGCGTGGTTACATTTTAA
- a CDS encoding HU family DNA-binding protein: MNKGELVDKVAEKAAVTKKQADAVLTAALESIMEAVSEGDKVTLVGFGSFESRERKAREGRNPKTGDKMEIPATKVPAFSAGKLFKEQVAPPK; encoded by the coding sequence ATGAACAAGGGCGAATTAGTAGATAAAGTGGCGGAAAAAGCTGCTGTGACCAAAAAACAAGCGGATGCGGTGTTAACTGCGGCATTGGAATCAATTATGGAAGCTGTCTCTGAGGGCGATAAAGTCACCTTAGTTGGCTTCGGTTCCTTTGAATCGCGGGAACGCAAAGCCCGTGAGGGACGCAACCCCAAAACTGGCGATAAGATGGAAATTCCGGCGACGAAGGTTCCGGCGTTTTCTGCGGGCAAGCTGTTCAAGGAACAAGTTGCCCCTCCCAAGTAA
- the patX gene encoding heterocyst-inhibiting protein PatX, whose translation MRFYTSVTLVSLLTLSLAVNAHDIRDRSVSRFQSTPAHSLLSLVKTGDAGPQAPETNRGGQRRFFTSQDTLAPQICHRGSGRREFTWA comes from the coding sequence ATGCGCTTTTACACTTCTGTTACGTTAGTGAGCCTGCTTACGCTCTCATTGGCTGTCAATGCTCATGATATTCGCGATCGCTCGGTCTCACGTTTTCAGTCTACTCCTGCCCACTCGCTATTGTCTTTAGTGAAAACTGGAGACGCCGGTCCTCAAGCTCCTGAGACCAATCGCGGTGGACAACGGCGTTTCTTCACCTCCCAAGACACCCTCGCGCCCCAGATTTGTCACCGGGGTAGTGGACGGCGCGAATTTACTTGGGCATAG
- a CDS encoding VOC family protein: protein MNPILFHLAFPVSDIEQTKDYYGRGLGCDIGRETRHAVILNLYGHQLVAHLTDEPLTPQRGIYPRHFGLIFTAEADWQALCDRAQQQQLQFYQQPKRRFPGDVTEHRTFFLQDPFYNLMEFKFYAHPEAIFGSHELAAIGDR from the coding sequence ATGAATCCCATTCTCTTCCATTTGGCATTTCCCGTTAGCGATATTGAGCAAACCAAAGACTATTATGGCAGAGGACTCGGCTGTGACATTGGGCGAGAAACCCGTCACGCGGTTATTTTAAACCTCTACGGACATCAACTGGTAGCCCATCTCACTGATGAACCCTTAACGCCACAACGGGGAATTTATCCGCGTCACTTTGGTTTGATTTTTACTGCTGAAGCTGACTGGCAAGCCTTATGCGATCGCGCCCAACAGCAACAGCTTCAATTCTATCAGCAACCGAAGCGACGCTTTCCGGGTGATGTGACGGAACATCGCACCTTTTTCTTACAAGACCCCTTTTATAATTTAATGGAGTTTAAATTTTATGCTCATCCAGAGGCAATTTTCGGCAGTCACGAGTTAGCGGCGATTGGCGATCGGTAA
- a CDS encoding dihydrolipoyl dehydrogenase family protein codes for MTNDYDLIVIGNSRAGAYAALAATQLKARVALIEPENLQSNGLGQDVLYNKALMQVGRVLQQVRKAPHFGVNSAINPSIADNPGLQKQLIKKSEEAGEEGRDMPGFVLESFPHFATVHITEAMEWADMLVSTCSEATSPAILASFGVHVISGGGEFCLLPHLGFVVNNRRLRARAYLIATGSCPEIPDIDGLETTRYFTPRDIWKQVDKYRSKVIRTDFTDTVPQETDKVTKPTPLGKPENVEETIPFQLQKNWLVVGSTPNAIELAQTLARLDCQVTLAVSEALIFPQEDAEASRLVQAQLEAEGIRVLTQSPVTQIKWIEGKKWVQVGNRAIETDEILLATGQTPNIESLNLAGVGVKFSRKGLKLNPKLQTTNPRIYACGDVIGGYQFEHIAEYEASIAIKNALFFPRWTVDYQGIPWAIFTDPTLARVGLTEAQARRRYGKNVWVVRQYFKTLDKAQIIGETTGFCKLVLRWNGTILGGLIVGANADELIGAIALLIRHKIKVGSLAKMSQASPTMSEILYKTAQEWQRQRLESNKMLQNLLESFFNWRRKW; via the coding sequence ATGACAAATGATTATGACCTTATTGTAATTGGTAATAGCAGGGCTGGCGCTTATGCTGCCTTGGCTGCGACTCAATTAAAGGCTCGTGTTGCCTTGATTGAACCTGAGAACCTCCAGAGCAACGGGTTGGGTCAAGATGTGCTGTACAATAAGGCATTGATGCAGGTAGGGCGAGTTCTTCAGCAAGTACGGAAAGCGCCTCACTTTGGGGTTAATTCTGCTATAAATCCCTCGATTGCTGATAATCCTGGATTACAAAAACAGTTGATAAAAAAATCAGAGGAAGCCGGGGAAGAAGGTAGAGACATGCCAGGGTTCGTCTTGGAGTCATTCCCCCATTTTGCTACTGTACACATTACTGAAGCAATGGAATGGGCGGATATGTTGGTTTCTACTTGTTCTGAAGCCACTTCTCCAGCAATTTTGGCATCCTTTGGTGTACATGTCATTTCTGGGGGCGGAGAATTTTGCCTTTTACCTCACTTGGGCTTTGTTGTCAATAATCGACGCTTACGGGCAAGGGCATATTTAATTGCAACGGGTTCTTGTCCAGAAATTCCTGATATCGATGGGTTAGAGACAACCCGTTACTTTACCCCAAGAGATATCTGGAAACAGGTAGACAAGTATAGAAGCAAAGTTATCAGGACAGATTTTACTGATACCGTTCCTCAAGAAACCGATAAGGTAACGAAACCGACGCCTCTAGGAAAACCGGAGAACGTAGAAGAAACCATTCCATTTCAGTTACAGAAAAATTGGTTAGTTGTGGGTAGCACTCCCAATGCTATCGAACTCGCTCAAACATTAGCGCGGCTGGATTGCCAGGTGACACTGGCGGTGAGTGAGGCTCTTATTTTTCCCCAAGAAGACGCAGAGGCGTCGCGTCTGGTGCAAGCGCAATTAGAAGCCGAAGGAATTCGTGTTTTGACTCAAAGTCCGGTGACTCAGATAAAGTGGATTGAGGGAAAAAAATGGGTGCAAGTGGGAAATCGAGCAATTGAAACCGATGAAATTTTGTTGGCGACGGGTCAAACTCCTAATATTGAATCGTTAAATTTAGCAGGAGTTGGGGTCAAGTTTTCCCGAAAGGGGTTGAAACTAAATCCAAAACTGCAAACTACTAATCCTCGCATCTATGCTTGTGGTGATGTGATTGGCGGTTATCAATTTGAGCATATTGCCGAATATGAAGCCAGTATTGCGATCAAAAATGCTTTATTTTTTCCGCGATGGACTGTGGATTATCAGGGCATTCCTTGGGCAATTTTTACTGATCCAACCTTAGCCCGGGTGGGGTTAACGGAAGCGCAAGCCAGACGGCGTTATGGCAAGAATGTTTGGGTGGTGCGGCAGTATTTTAAAACTTTGGATAAGGCGCAGATTATCGGGGAAACGACGGGATTTTGCAAACTGGTGCTGCGTTGGAATGGGACGATTTTAGGTGGATTAATCGTGGGAGCAAATGCTGATGAATTAATTGGTGCGATCGCGCTACTAATTCGCCATAAAATTAAAGTGGGTTCACTGGCTAAAATGTCGCAAGCTTCGCCTACAATGTCAGAGATTCTTTATAAAACGGCGCAGGAGTGGCAACGTCAACGGTTAGAGAGTAATAAGATGTTACAAAATCTACTGGAAAGCTTTTTTAACTGGCGACGGAAGTGGTGA
- the cobD gene encoding threonine-phosphate decarboxylase CobD: MKRPIHGGNLAWAAARVGCSPSLILDFSASINPLGPPKCAIAAIESHLDDLVAYPAPDYYPLRVALSQLHPTLNPDWILPGNGSAELLTWAARELSELEETIILTPAFSDYQRALRAFNGRIRGCFFFGEDGEDERLVSTLSQGGFCPKVIINSHKQIPKPAPTLPLVSGKRQGLLLNNPHNPTGQLFDQASLLPYLEQFALVVVDEAFMDFLPPDQQQSLIRWVQDYPNLVILRSLTKFYSLPGLRLGYAIAHPERLQRWQKWRDPWSVNVLAVAAAIAVVQDQAFQRQTWDWLPAARSHLFQGLSSLPGLHPYPSAANFLLVQSEHSCSQLQEHLLKHHRILIRDCLSFPELGDRYFRVAIRTQADNQCLLDALKDVIS; this comes from the coding sequence TTGAAACGACCTATTCACGGGGGAAATCTAGCTTGGGCAGCGGCGCGGGTAGGTTGTTCCCCTTCCCTGATTCTGGATTTTTCGGCGAGTATCAATCCTTTGGGACCGCCAAAATGTGCGATCGCGGCGATTGAGTCTCATCTAGATGACTTGGTGGCTTACCCGGCACCGGATTACTACCCGTTACGAGTAGCTCTGAGTCAACTCCATCCCACGCTTAACCCTGACTGGATTCTACCGGGGAATGGCTCGGCTGAGTTGTTAACCTGGGCAGCCAGGGAACTCTCAGAACTGGAGGAAACGATTATTTTGACTCCAGCCTTTAGCGACTACCAACGAGCGCTGAGGGCGTTTAATGGCAGAATCAGGGGGTGTTTTTTCTTCGGGGAAGATGGGGAAGATGAGAGACTTGTCTCAACACTCAGTCAGGGCGGGTTTTGCCCAAAGGTTATCATCAATAGCCACAAGCAAATTCCTAAACCCGCCCCTACATTACCGCTTGTTTCTGGCAAACGTCAGGGTTTGCTGCTGAATAACCCGCATAATCCCACGGGTCAATTATTCGACCAAGCCAGCCTGTTGCCTTACTTGGAACAATTTGCTTTGGTGGTTGTGGATGAAGCCTTTATGGACTTTTTGCCACCGGATCAGCAGCAAAGCTTGATTCGGTGGGTGCAGGATTATCCAAATCTGGTCATTTTGCGATCGCTAACTAAATTCTACAGTCTGCCTGGACTCCGTTTAGGTTATGCGATCGCTCATCCTGAACGGCTACAACGCTGGCAAAAATGGCGTGACCCCTGGTCTGTAAACGTCTTGGCTGTCGCTGCTGCGATTGCTGTGGTGCAAGATCAGGCATTTCAACGCCAAACTTGGGACTGGCTACCCGCCGCGCGATCGCATCTGTTTCAAGGGTTATCATCGTTACCAGGGTTACATCCCTATCCCAGCGCGGCTAACTTTCTACTGGTACAGTCAGAACACTCCTGTTCCCAACTGCAGGAACACCTACTCAAGCACCATCGTATTTTAATTCGGGATTGCTTGAGTTTTCCGGAATTAGGCGATCGCTATTTTCGAGTCGCTATTCGGACTCAAGCAGATAATCAATGTTTATTAGATGCTTTGAAAGATGTTATAAGTTAG
- a CDS encoding TIGR00297 family protein: MLATFNSLNSWLIAVLLNTVLLAIAWVSPKQLLTRAGVLHAWALGIVIFGTLGWQGYLIVMVYFLVGSAVTRIGMAQKEAAGIAEKRSGARGPENVWGSALTGTLCAVGVLFLDEPYRSFLLLGFVASFATKLSDTTASEVGKAYGKRTFLITTLQPVSPGTEGAVSLEGTLAGAVASAAIAVLGWGVGFIDLTGVYFCVLAAFVATNLESVIGATWQSQVEWMTNEVVNFINTLIGAIAAILFIVIWHSIALG; the protein is encoded by the coding sequence ATGCTTGCAACCTTCAATTCTCTCAACTCTTGGCTTATTGCCGTCCTCTTAAATACAGTATTATTAGCGATCGCCTGGGTGAGCCCCAAACAACTCCTCACCCGCGCTGGAGTTCTCCACGCTTGGGCGTTGGGAATTGTAATTTTTGGGACGTTAGGCTGGCAAGGGTATCTGATTGTTATGGTTTATTTCCTCGTCGGTTCAGCCGTTACCCGTATCGGTATGGCACAAAAAGAAGCAGCGGGGATCGCGGAAAAGCGTTCCGGCGCTAGAGGACCCGAAAATGTATGGGGTTCCGCCCTAACAGGTACGCTTTGCGCGGTGGGCGTTCTTTTCCTGGATGAACCCTATCGCAGTTTTCTCCTACTGGGGTTCGTCGCTAGTTTTGCCACTAAGCTTTCTGATACGACCGCCAGTGAGGTGGGTAAAGCTTACGGTAAGCGCACGTTTTTAATCACCACCTTACAACCTGTATCCCCCGGAACCGAAGGTGCAGTTAGCTTAGAAGGAACTCTGGCGGGGGCTGTCGCCTCGGCTGCGATCGCGGTTCTGGGTTGGGGCGTTGGTTTTATAGACTTGACAGGTGTTTATTTTTGTGTATTAGCTGCCTTTGTTGCCACTAACCTAGAAAGTGTGATTGGTGCCACCTGGCAATCTCAGGTCGAATGGATGACCAACGAAGTCGTGAATTTTATCAATACCTTAATTGGTGCGATCGCGGCTATCTTATTTATCGTCATCTGGCACAGTATCGCACTCGGCTAG
- a CDS encoding esterase/lipase family protein codes for MTNPVILVHGIFRTSSVFRKLSPYLKKQGFSVYSLDLKPNNATLGLDQMAAQLANFINQTFPLNQPIDLVGLSMGGLVTRYYVQRLGGIDRVQRYITISAPHHGTWLAYLLNRRACLQMRPGNPLLEDLNRDVQMLERLNFTSIWTPWDFIIIPGNSSRMPVGQDVKVPVLAHACMVINPHSMQAVATALSEPFYQIQAN; via the coding sequence ATGACAAACCCAGTTATTCTCGTTCACGGTATTTTTCGCACCTCATCAGTTTTCCGCAAACTCTCTCCCTACCTCAAAAAACAAGGTTTTTCCGTTTATTCCCTTGACCTCAAACCAAATAACGCCACATTGGGTTTAGACCAAATGGCAGCCCAATTAGCTAATTTTATCAACCAAACATTCCCCCTCAACCAACCCATTGATTTAGTCGGTTTAAGTATGGGAGGACTCGTCACCCGCTATTATGTGCAGCGATTAGGTGGAATTGACCGAGTGCAGCGTTACATTACCATTTCCGCCCCCCATCACGGCACCTGGTTAGCCTACCTATTGAACCGTCGCGCCTGCCTGCAAATGCGCCCAGGAAATCCTTTACTAGAGGATTTAAACCGAGATGTCCAGATGTTAGAACGCCTCAATTTCACATCAATTTGGACACCATGGGATTTTATTATTATTCCGGGTAATAGTTCACGAATGCCCGTAGGTCAAGATGTTAAAGTTCCCGTTTTAGCTCATGCTTGTATGGTGATTAATCCTCACAGTATGCAAGCAGTAGCTACGGCTTTATCCGAACCCTTTTATCAAATTCAGGCAAATTAG
- the hetR gene encoding heterocyst differentiation master regulator HetR, whose product MTNHLDLIKSLSPSAMDQIMIYLAFSAMRTSGHRHGAFLDAAATAAKCAIYTTFLEQSENIRMTGHLHHIEPKRVKVIVEEVRQALTEGKLLKMLGSQEPRYLIQFPYVWMDQYPWQPGRSRISGTSLHKEEKRILEEKLPDHLPDAQVVSSLQFMELIEFLHSRSQEDLPPERRASLSEAMAEHIKRRLLYSGTVTRIDCPWGLPYYALTSASYSPVDGKERTYTMVEDTAQYFRLMKEWAERQDGVMRVLEELDIPPENVDQAMAELDEIIRAWADKYHRDDGKAMVLQMVFGRQIE is encoded by the coding sequence ATGACTAATCATCTCGATCTGATCAAGAGCCTTAGCCCCAGCGCCATGGATCAGATTATGATATATCTGGCTTTCAGCGCAATGAGAACCAGTGGACACCGACATGGGGCATTTCTAGATGCGGCGGCAACGGCTGCTAAATGTGCGATTTACACGACCTTTTTGGAACAGAGTGAAAATATCCGGATGACCGGACATTTACACCATATTGAGCCAAAGCGGGTCAAGGTTATTGTTGAGGAAGTTCGACAAGCGTTAACCGAAGGAAAATTGCTGAAGATGTTGGGGTCTCAAGAACCTCGGTATTTGATTCAGTTTCCTTACGTGTGGATGGATCAGTATCCCTGGCAACCTGGGCGATCGCGGATTTCTGGCACTAGCCTGCACAAGGAAGAAAAACGAATTCTCGAAGAAAAACTGCCGGATCATCTCCCAGATGCCCAGGTGGTGAGTTCCTTACAGTTCATGGAATTGATTGAGTTCCTGCACAGTCGTTCCCAGGAAGATTTACCCCCAGAACGGCGGGCATCTCTTTCGGAAGCCATGGCGGAGCATATCAAAAGGCGTTTGCTGTACTCCGGAACCGTGACGCGCATTGATTGTCCTTGGGGTTTACCTTATTATGCTCTGACCAGTGCGTCGTATTCGCCCGTAGATGGCAAAGAACGTACCTACACGATGGTGGAGGATACGGCGCAGTACTTCCGGTTGATGAAAGAGTGGGCAGAACGTCAGGACGGTGTGATGCGGGTGTTGGAGGAATTGGATATTCCACCGGAAAATGTTGATCAAGCCATGGCAGAACTGGATGAGATTATTCGCGCTTGGGCGGATAAATATCATCGCGATGATGGTAAAGCGATGGTTTTACAAATGGTGTTTGGTCGGCAAATAGAATAG